In the genome of Dermacentor andersoni chromosome 3, qqDerAnde1_hic_scaffold, whole genome shotgun sequence, one region contains:
- the LOC126545789 gene encoding mite group 2 allergen-like Ixo r 2, protein MIRYVAAAVLIGLSFGQRQDFTFQDCGSKAEIQIAQIEPCDSDPCILKRGSTSKIHFSIIADHDSETALLDARFKLFGMMMPIPGLEKDLCKSLVQCPIVKGEEYGGTMEVSIPSFAPPMKSTVQLKIVGDDGVSICIRTTVVTQ, encoded by the exons ATGATCCGTTATGTTGCCGCAGCTGTTCTCATCGGTCTGTCTTTTGGACAGCGCCAAGACTTTACGTTTCAAGACTGTG GTAGCAAGGCAGAAATTCAAATAGCCCAGATCGAACCGTGCGACTCCGACCCGTGCATCCTCAAGCGTGGTTCTACAAGCAAGATCCACTTTTCAATCATAGCCG ACCACGACAGCGAAACGGCACTGCTTGACGCCAGGTTCAAGTTGTTCGGCATGATGATGCCGATCCCGGGGCTGGAGAAGGACTTGTGCAAGAGCCTAGTGCAGTGTCCCATTGTCAAGGGGGAAGAGTACGGCGGCACAATGGAAGTGTCCATCCCCTCCTTCGCGCCCCCC ATGAAAAGTACGGTCCAGCTCAAGATAGTCGGTGACGATGGCGTGAGCATCTGCATCAGGACCACTGTCGTCACTCAGTGA
- the LOC126545806 gene encoding mite group 2 allergen-like Ixo r 2, producing the protein MIGTLVLSLAFCLARGLVGNYKYEDCGSAAKILSINVEPCHTHPCVFLRGRDTKIHFSIIADQDSEWLRLEPTMRLFGMTLPVPGIENDMCEKVYRCPIVKGRKYNGTMTVHVPFYAPPFEVEVQMKTIGERGVSICTRAAMVFQ; encoded by the exons ATGATCGGGACGCTAGTACTGAGTCTCGCCTTCTGCTTGGCCCGAGGTTTGGTCGGCAACTACAAGTACGAGGACTGCG GTAGCGCGGCCAAAATCCTGTCGATTAACGTCGAACCGTGTCACACCCACCCTTGCGTGTTCCTGCGAGGTAGAGATACGAAGATTCACTTCTCCATTATTGCAG ATCAGGACAGCGAGTGGCTGCGGCTGGAGCCGACTATGAGGCTGTTCGGAATGACGCTGCCTGTGCCGGGCATCGAAAACGACATGTGCGAGAAGGTCTACCGTTGTCCTATAGTGAAGGGACGCAAGTACAACGGCACCATGACTGTGCACGTGCCTTTCTACGCGCCACCA TTCGAAGTAGAGGTGCAAATGAAGACGATTGGCGAACGGGGAGTCAGTATCTGCACTAGGGCCGCCATGGTGTTTCAATAA